One genomic segment of Gossypium arboreum isolate Shixiya-1 chromosome 3, ASM2569848v2, whole genome shotgun sequence includes these proteins:
- the LOC108460253 gene encoding uncharacterized protein LOC108460253 encodes MQAAECTWTHFEMLRPFCFKSPSTTPLFFNFSKHFQKGYSDSSFFRSNWRISNYPSFMATISSVSTHKDPVSTHDATPNITHQPVQVAKRLEKFKTTIFTQMSMLAIKHGAINLGQGFPNFDGPDFVKEAAIQAIKDGKNQYARGYGVPDFNNAIAARFKKDTGLLIDPEKEVTVTSGCTEAIAATMLGLIDPGDEVILFAPFYDSYEATLSMAGAKVKCITLRPPDFAVPIDELKSTISKNTRAILINTPHNPTGKMFTREELNTIASLCIENDVLVFTDEVYDKLAFEMDHISMASLPGMYERTVTMNSLGKTFSLTGWKIGWAIAPPHLTWGVRQAHSFLTFATSTPMQYAATVALQAPDSYFAELKTDYMAKKAILVQGLKDVGFKVFPSSGTYFVVVDHTRFGLDNDIAFCEYLIKEVGVVAIPTSVFYLNPEDGKNLVRFTFCKDEETLRSAVERMKEKLKKK; translated from the exons ATGCAGGCTGCTGAATGTACCTGGACACACTTCGAAATGCTTAGGCCATTTTGCTTTAAATCCCCATCCACAACGCCCTTATTTTTTAATTTCTCCAAGCATTTCCAAAAGGGTTATTCCGATTCTTCTTTCTTTAGGTCTAATTGGAGAATCAGCAATTACCCGTCTTTCATGGCTACCATCTCCTCCGTTTCCACCCACAAAGACCCTGTTTCTACTCACGATGCCACTCCCAATATCACCCACCAACCAGTTCAG GTTGCGAAGCGATTGGAGAAGTTCAAGACTACAATTTTTACTCAGATGAGTATGCTTGCAATCAAGCATGGAGCAATAAACCTTGGCCAAGGGTTCCCCAACTTTGATGGTCCAGATTTTGTAAAAGAAGCGGCAATTCAAGCCATTAAAGATGGGAAAAACCAATATGCTCGAGGATATGGGGTTCCAGACTTTAACAACGCCATAGCTGCTCGCTTCAAGAAGGATACCGGACTTTTGATTGACCCTGAGAAGGAAGTTACTGTTACCTCTGGGTGCACCGAAGCTATTGCTGCAACCATGTTAGGCTTGATTGATCCAGGTGATGAGGTGATCCTCTTTGCTccattttatgattcttatgaagCGACATTATCCATGGCTGGTGCCAAAGTAAAATGCATCACATTGCGCCCTCCGGATTTTGCTGTTCCTATTGATGAGCTTAAGTCAACTATCTCAAAGAACACTCGTGCCATTCTTATAAACACTCCACATAATCCAACGGGGAAGATGTTTACTCGTGAGGAACTTAATACAATTGCATCGCTATGCATTGAGAATGATGTTTTGGTTTTTACTGATGAAGTTTATGATAAATTAGCATTCGAAATGGATCACATTTCAATGGCATCCCTTCCTGGAATGTATGAGCGAACGGTAACTATGAACTCCTTGGGGAAGACGTTCTCTCTAACAGGGTGGAAAATCGGGTGGGCTATAGCTCCACCACACTTGACTTGGGGAGTGCGGCAAGCGCACTCATTCCTTACTTTTGCTACTTCCACTCCCATGCAATATGCGGCTACAGTTGCTCTCCAAGCCCCTGATTCCTACTTTGCTGAGCTAAAGACAGATTATATGGCAAAGAAGGCAATTTTGGTGCAGGGTTTGAAGGATGTTGGTTTTAAAGTATTCCCATCAAGCGGAACATACTTTGTTGTTGTAGATCACACCCGTTTTGGTCTAGACAATGATATTGCGTTTTGCGAGTATCTGATCAAGGAAGTCGGAGTTGTGGCAATTCCTACTAGTGTTTTTTACTTGAACCCGGAAGATGGAAAGAATTTGGTGAGATTTACCTTCTGCAAGGATGAAGAAACTTTGAGGTCTGCAGTCGAGAGGATGAAGGAAAAGCTGAAGAAAAAGTGA